The Salinibaculum sp. SYNS191 genome has a window encoding:
- a CDS encoding IS630 family transposase, producing the protein MRPSRPCWGSFDEAWPQPFKNSQRLWSFDRTVTIEKPLVTFPWRSIGFYALTGTSVISYKERLVKETIVEALEEIREQNPRGRILLVADNYGSHHAKVTQQRADELGIEFVFLPPYSPTLNAIEPLWKDRKRDISPEIFEDKDHFREFLTETFLRLRQRLSFAGDWIETFLPDVQKLR; encoded by the coding sequence ATGAGGCCGAGCCGGCCGTGTTGGGGTTCTTTCGATGAGGCGTGGCCACAGCCGTTCAAGAACTCGCAGCGGCTGTGGTCGTTTGACCGGACGGTCACTATCGAGAAGCCGTTAGTAACGTTTCCGTGGCGGTCGATCGGTTTCTACGCATTGACTGGGACGAGCGTGATTTCGTACAAAGAGCGGTTAGTCAAAGAGACGATTGTTGAAGCACTCGAAGAGATCCGCGAGCAGAATCCGCGGGGCCGGATTTTGCTCGTGGCCGACAATTACGGCTCCCATCACGCGAAGGTCACCCAACAACGGGCCGACGAACTCGGCATCGAGTTCGTTTTCCTCCCGCCATACTCGCCGACACTGAATGCCATCGAACCGCTATGGAAAGATCGCAAACGCGATATCTCACCGGAGATTTTTGAGGATAAAGACCACTTCCGTGAGTTCCTCACCGAGACATTTCTCCGACTTAGGCAGCGACTCAGTTTTGCGGGCGACTGGATCGAGACCTTTCTTCCCGATGTTCAAAAGTTACGCTGA
- a CDS encoding glycosyltransferase family A protein produces the protein MLKRAVRSIERQTYSPMELIVIGSPKTPNIGEFVTNASVEQTQYLDADASSPSAARNLGIKNANGEYLAFLDDDDEWLPSKTKEQLSRISETGTGVCHVGVKKIGPNGINSISQPQTEGDVTKKLLENTGVYGTLSAMMVHRDLATKVGGFDEHLTLCEDGDFNIRLSLHTEFSTISEALVNKYTGGHEQITDSIDIFYKDKEQMINKHRGLAQKFGEKTERKFLTKYMRGEGRRAANLGQYSKARQAYLQALLEDPLQLQNWFWLLLVIAGPVSFKSARYVKRKVVRIVFE, from the coding sequence ATGCTCAAACGAGCCGTCCGTAGTATTGAAAGACAGACATATTCTCCAATGGAACTAATCGTAATTGGGAGCCCTAAAACACCAAATATAGGTGAGTTCGTAACCAATGCGAGTGTTGAACAAACCCAGTACCTGGATGCTGATGCTTCTTCTCCGAGTGCTGCGAGGAATCTCGGTATAAAGAACGCAAATGGAGAATATTTAGCGTTTTTAGATGACGATGATGAATGGTTGCCATCTAAGACAAAGGAACAACTGTCTCGAATCTCTGAAACGGGTACCGGTGTATGTCACGTAGGAGTGAAAAAAATCGGTCCTAATGGAATCAACAGCATTTCTCAGCCTCAAACAGAGGGGGACGTAACTAAGAAACTTCTCGAAAATACTGGGGTGTATGGAACGCTTTCAGCGATGATGGTCCACCGAGATCTTGCTACAAAAGTAGGTGGTTTTGATGAACACCTCACTTTATGCGAAGACGGAGATTTCAATATCCGATTATCACTTCATACCGAGTTCAGTACGATTTCAGAAGCCCTTGTCAATAAATATACTGGTGGCCATGAACAGATAACTGATAGTATTGACATATTCTATAAAGATAAAGAACAAATGATAAATAAACATAGAGGTCTAGCTCAAAAATTCGGTGAGAAAACAGAACGCAAATTTCTCACAAAGTATATGCGCGGGGAAGGACGTAGGGCTGCTAACCTTGGGCAGTATTCCAAGGCAAGACAAGCATATCTCCAAGCTCTACTAGAAGACCCGTTACAACTCCAAAATTGGTTCTGGCTATTACTTGTTATTGCGGGTCCTGTCTCTTTCAAGTCTGCCCGTTACGTAAAGCGAAAGGTAGTTCGTATAGTTTTTGAATAA